A window of Cryptomeria japonica chromosome 3, Sugi_1.0, whole genome shotgun sequence contains these coding sequences:
- the LOC131038601 gene encoding serine/threonine-protein kinase D6PK-like, with protein MEGMFNCESEYGSQFVEGSSCEDLELVKRLGEGNMSTVFLAVHRGTNKAFAVKVMSKQILQQRNAQKMAVTEKEILSCLDHPFLPSLLTHFESETHTFLAMEYCSGGDINVLRHRQPSKTFSESTIRFYAAEVIVALEYLHEKGILHRDLKPENILVQDSGHIMLTDFDLSLRLISDHGEYNEWKSRSFVGTEEYIAPEVLWGKFHSYPVDWWSFGVILYEMSHGQTPFRGFSRKDTFVNIMTKDPFFSSSSSLDDLIQKLLAKEPTERLNRKQIKSHPFFWGMRWDQLQFVSRPPFVPPLSPEPLLTFHKENEEEETEDMSIKSDDYGSMECDFKENNTSKFIFGEF; from the exons ATGGAGGGGATGTTCAATTGCGAATCTGAATATGGGTCTCAATTTGTTGAGGGTTCCAGCTGTGAAGATCTGGAGCTGGTCAAGCGCCTAGGCGAGGGCAACATGAGCACGGTTTTCTTGGCAGTCCATCGTGGCACCAACAAAGCTTTTGCAGTCAAAGTGATGAGTAAGCAGATTCTTCAACAGAGAAACGCCCAGAAAATGGCAGTTACGGAGAAGGAGATTCTGTCTTGTTTGGATCATCCATTTCTGCCGTCTCTGCTTACCCACTTTGAGTCAGAGACGCATACATTTCTGGCCATGGAGTATTGTTCTGGAGGAGATATTAACGTCTTGAGGCACAGGCAACCCAGTAAAACCTTTTCAGAGTCCACCATAAG GTTTTACGCGGCAGAGGTGATTGTAGCGTTGGAGTATTTGCACGAGAAAGGAATCTTACATCGAGATCTGAAGCCAGAGAACATATTGGTGCAAGATAGTGGACACATAATGCTCACTGATTTCGATCTGTCCCTGCGTCTCATATCTGATCATGGCGAATATAACGAATGGAAATCTCGTTCGTTTGTGGGTACAGAGGAGTACATCGCACCGGAGGTCCTGTGGGGCAAATTCCATTCATACCCAGTCGACTGGTGGTCTTTCGGCGTCATTCTGTACGAAATGAGTCACGGGCAGACACCTTTTAGGGGGTTTAGTCGAAAGGACACCTTTGTGAATATTATGACCAAGGACCCCTTTTTCTCATCCTCGTCTTCTCTGGATGATCTTATTCAGAAGCTCCTTGCGAAAGAGCCGACAGAGAGGCTAAATAGAAAGCAAATAAAAAGCCACCCATTCTTTTGGGGCATGAGATGGGATCAACTGCAGTTTGTTTCTAGGCCTCCTTTTGTGCCGCCGCTCTCTCCTGAACCTCTTCTCACATTTCACaaagaaaatgaggaagaagaaacagaagacatGAGCATTAAATCCGATGACTATGGCTCTATGGAATGTGACTTCAAAGAAAACAACACGAGCAAATTTATATTTGGGGAGTTTTGA